TCCAAGGATGCGCACGCCTAGGTTTGTTAAACAACAAAAATGTTCAGACTTCATGCAGATCTCATGCGAGAATATTTAGAGAAAACACAACCTCACCTTTCTAATCGCATCAAGCTCATACAACAGAACCTGATAGAACTGTCCTTCGCTAACACCATCCCTGAAAAAAAATGTGTGAGGTTCTATACAATAACGCCAATTGGACATGCTTAAATTAAGTTAAGTAGTACCTATAGAATATGATCCTTTGGGGTTTCTGTCCAGTTGATCTATGAAAGGAAAGGAGAAGTTCTCTGCATAGTCAATAGAACATGTATATTCAGGTATTGAGGTGCAAGTGAACAAGATTCAGGTCTCAACTCCTAGCGACGGGAATTAATATGTATGTATCCTCTGCGTGTTAAATTTGTAAAGTATTACACGCATACCATTCAAACAATATTCAGATATTACAAGTGAACAAGATCATACCTAACCATTCCACCATTTACAGTCCCTCTCTGAGGATCTTGCCATACTTTAAAAAGATCTTGTATCAACTCCTGACGACGGGTTTGTGCACTCACCAATCCAGCATATTTGGTGACCTCAGGCCAATCTTGAGAAGCAACAACCTGCATGAGCATAAAATCATCTACAAATCGTAGGATGCCCAGCATGACAAGAACATGACAACGGTAAAACTGAAAGGCAGATGCTTGGCATAGAAAGAGCAAACTTTCACCCAGAATATAAGTTTTACTACAAAATAATGCATACATAATGATTTAAGATTAACATGTTATGCACCTACAGCTGCGATGGAAGGGCTAGAATCTTCTCCAGGATGAGGATGGGTAACATCAGCACCAAATATAATGGTTGGTCTGTCACTAACAAGGGGAATTCTCCTTGACAAAGCATCAACAAGTACAGTATTTCTCCCTCCCACCTAAAGAGTAAAGGAATGTGAACATCAAGTATAGAAGGAAAAGAACTACAAAGACCAGGTTGGTAGTAGACAGAAGCCACAGAACAGGACAAACCTTAACATTGATTTTAAGGGCGACGTTTGCAAGATACTGCTGTGTCGTCTTAAAAACATGTTTCGCGAGACAGCATTGAGAGACCAATCCAAGATCTGTCTCGCATATTCTTTTGAGATTACCTGAGGGAATGATAAGAACAACACAGCGTCAGAAATTGATAAGAATAATGGTTAGTATTTACATTACATAATATACTAGTTATCTTTTAATTAGAAGGCATACCATAAAGAGAACCATTATTGTCAGGTAAAATTGCAATGAGAAGGTCAAGTTCCCTGCCCAGTGGTTTCAGAGCACTCATAGCATCTTGATAGTGTGCCTTGAGTGCTCTTTCTACATGCTCAGGTCTCGTACATAAAGGAGGAAGCAGAGGTTCCTTTGAGAAGTCCTGTGGTGAGAGGATATGAAGCATATGAGAAAGAGGACATTAAGACAACTGAATGTAAATGAACACGTTGAGAAAGAGATGTCTGGAGACAGTGTTTAGATAATATAGGCCTACCATTCCAGATATTTCGCACATGTCAGCCAGCTGACGACAGAAACTCCTCGCTGCACCATCTTGGACATTCCGAGCAAAGTTAATGCATATCCACTCCTTAACTCTCCCACCATTGACCATTTTCTGCAGCCAAATATTGGAAGCATAAAATTGCAtagcattttgaaacaaatattGGAAGAGATACACAGGAATACCGTTTATAATGAAGGATTTAAGAGCATACCTTATTCCTCATATTCCACAGGCCAATTCTTGGCAAGACATCCTTCTCTCTGCCACTATCGTGGTACTTAAGCTAGTAGATAAAAAACAGTAATCAGACATCCAGGGAAAGGTGTAACATATAAAATAGTGAGAGTTGAAAGATGTCAACCATGTGTTGAAACATCTAACTTACTCTAGGGGGAGGTAGGACTCGAGCTTCAACTGATGCAAGACGTTCATCAATCCTTATACCAAACTCACGCGCATATGGATCCTCATGGTATGCGTTGTGATTCACCGTCTGGTAACCAGAACAAAACGAGAAACAAGTTCAACATGGAAGGCATTCTTGTTGTAGGAAGAGAATAGAACTGACTATGATTATATGCAATAAAAATGATAAATACATGGCCATTTGTAGTGTTATACCACAAGGAGCAATTAACTACCATCAAGCCACCTTAACCAGATTCTAGTTGCAATAGACATGTTCTCAAATATCACTACCAAGTCCAAAATAGTGTAAGAAAAAGGAAACCAGGTCCACTAGAGTAGATAAATAAATAATAGGAAATTGGACGAGCTTATATACATAGCTGAAAGCATGTGTGGCTAAACCCAGAAACAGACCATGGCTAAAAATAACAAAGAAATCCACATAATACTACAGTGAAACAGAAATAAATCAGTTTAAAATAGTTCACACCACAAGATGCGGCAAAGTTACCTGCAAAATGTCCAGCTCCCGCTGTTGGGGATGCTGGCAGGTCACTTTAAGAAGAGCAGTTATCTGCTTCTCATTCAGTCGTTTTGAGTAACGCTGTCCCTCGACAATCTTACATACCTTCAAGGTAAAAGGAGGCAGCATATGACATGAAATAGATGTTTCTATAACTCTTTAACTCTATGTAGCATGCCGAATGTTTTTACTGTTCAATATGTTAGAAAAGTATGACACGAGATAATACAGGTTGTTTAGGATACCAACCTCCATCGGAAGAAAATTTGGTCTCTGTTGGTTACCCACTTGCAAGCAAGGTAAAGTGGTGTGCTGAATGTTAAATCCATACGTCTCCTGAAAGTACTTCAATACTGTCTTAACAGTACCATGGTCATCTATAGGGAAACTGTCACATGCCAAACCAAGAAAGTGCAACAATCAAACTAACACTGCGATGGACATAACAGAGGCTTCACATCTAGGTAAGTGAACTACATACGTTAATTCTCTTGTTGCTTGCGAGGTAAGACCAAATATACGATACTTTCTGCGCATATTGCCTCTATGTGTGACCTCAACCTTTACACCTCGTAGAGCCTTCTTGATCTGACCAGTGAAAAGGAAGGAAGCTTGTCAAGTAAAGAGTGAGCAAAGAGCTACAAATTAAGCATGTACTTGAAAACAGAGTAAAATATAAAACAATGTGATAGTCGATAGAATAACCTAACCTTCACACGGTCAGCATCTGATAATGGTCTGACTGAGACGTTTCTGTTCAAGAGTTGTGCAACGAAATCAATCACAGGAAGAGGCTCAATGAACGCTGTAGATGACATATCTGCAAGCGAAAATGTCGAGCTATTTCAAGATGCTAGAGAAGACCAGAATCAATTTAATGACTTCTCGCACTATATAGAGCTGGGCGGGGAGGCGATACTGGTTATCAGGTCAGAGAGAGGCCTGGCCCGTAAGCTGGCCCCCTTTAAAAGCCGTTCCTTATTAACAAGGATTTGTTACGCGCGATGATTCATATCTTAGGACTGGACTGAACATGGAAAAAGTTTTATCCACCAAGCATGGCAAGTGACAAAAACATCTAAACATAAATACAACATCTAAGATCCAAGGTTTCCAAAAATAAACATGCTCCTAATATTGGCTGCTATTTACCATCACACACAAATATGATATTGTGTTTTCCCAACTATTAATCTGCAAAACTGTAGAACAGAGACGCTATTAAATTTGTAGGAGATTATAAGGATATGGCCATATGGGCACCGGGCACGGACGGAGAGGGCAGTTCAAATTGCGGACAATTTTTCGATATTGATGGCTCCTATATTTTTTCTCTCAACATTATTAATCTATTGGAGCAAACATGGCTGATGTATCTGTAATTTGTGAACTTTACATACATTTGTTCACTAGCTACTAATCATCCTAGAAGCAAGAGGCCAGAGTAGGGAAATCTTAGCGGATGGAAATTTTAAACTTCGTTGTAGTAAAAGCTATATGTACCAATAGCCATCCCCTTAAGTTATAATTCGCAAGAAGCAAGCAATAGTTATCAGTAGCCAACTATTTCATCTACTATGAGTTATACTGATAGGAAAGTATTCTTAAAATGGTCATTATTCTAAAGTGAAAACAATGATTGCTCTTCTCATAGCGGTACTACGGATTGTGAAGATAAAGAGTTGGGATCTAACCAATATTCAGTGAAAGTCCCATCTGTGTGGGCCGTATGCTCTGGTAAAAACCACGCCAACTTTCCAAGCCATCACCAAGTTGCTGGCGCCTCCCTAAGTTTGGTGAATAAAATGACCTGGCAACTGGGGAATACCTAAACATGATAAGTGAAGAAATGTTCAACAGCTGTGCTAAAAGAATAATAGCATACATCCACATGGTGGGAAAAGATTACCTTGCAGTAGGTAATTCACGTAGAACAATGTCAAGCACTTGAATAGCTTCTTGAGGAGCATCTGGTTGCTTCCCGGCTAGAAACATAGCTAAATGATGGAGATCGGCACGCGCGGCGAATTTGATGACGACCGTAAAATGTTTTTCACGCCTTAAGATAAGGACATATATCAGCAAGGAACATAAACTGTATCAGCTCACGGATATGTCCAGAATAGCAAACCTTTGTGCAACTTGCACACCACCAAGTTTATCATCCTCATCCTGCAGAACAATATTAAGGGTCCTAGAAGTAAATGGCAATGGTCCAGCAGTATATAGGCTCTTCCTTCCATCATAGGCAGGAAGGCGACCACCCAAAAGGGAGTGTCTGTAGAGTGTTACAAGTTGTCCTATGATAGCACGATTGACACCACGGGAAGGAATGTCTGGAGTTATAGACACCTGATGTGATATCAAATGAAAGCTCATGAGAGGAACATATTATATGTTCAAGAAGTTCTGTGAGAATGAGGCCTTACATCATACTGGTGAAGATCTTTATCAGGCAATTCAGCAGAGAAATGATTTGCTTTCACGATGCACCTACTGCCAAATGTACCCTTGCCAGGCCGCACTGGAAATCTTACTGATTTAGTCGACGATGGTGCTGATTGGATACCCTGTCTAGAGGAACTTTGACCCGGGATATCAAGTTGCTGAAACTGTAACTGGACTTGTCTGGTGTTCATCTCAACATGTAGTGAGGATGAGCCAGTTTCGGGTGGTGAAGGTGTAAGCACCGGAACTTGGTTCTGGAGTTGTGGAGCTTGGTGCAGTTCGGGAAGTGTTACTGATGGCGTAGCAGGAACTCCGCGTCCATGACTCCCACTCCTACGCCCGTCATGGTATGGTTGTGGTGTTCCTCTTTGGCGTGGGGCACCATGGCCATAATACCCATGTGCTTGATACTTAACAGGACCACCAAATGGTTGATGTGATGCTGGATCCTGAAAATGTCCACCACATCTCAGGTGTTGTCCACCACCACGACCACCTTGTTGAGAATATTGAGTATTGGTATGTAGCCGATCGCCACCTCCATGCTGTTGAGCTCTCTCAACCCGCTGCGATGGATCCTGACCAGGGGTTCTTGGAGCATTGCGAGTTTCAGTACTTCCCCGGGCGCTAGGGGGGGTATATCTTTTATTTTTCACCATAGTTGAAGCTGCAAGGTGAAGCAAATAGTTAAGATGAAGACTAAACAATAACCAGCAGGCATAGAAAGATGAAGACTAAAGAGTATCAAGACAGATAACACAATGACCAAGCACAAACTAGAATAAAGAGAATGGGAAATGATTAGCATTTTGCGTAGAACTGAAGAGCACTACATGTGCTAAATATTATGGCCTAAACTGGAACACAGGATTTGCAATTCTTTTCAGGCAGCAGCGGGCAGAGTAACATATTCTTTATCAAAAGGAAAAACAAACTGAATCTTGTTGTCCAAAGCGAAACTAACAAAAAGAAACTTGTTTATATGCCATCAAACAGTGTCCACTTAAATCATACGCTACTGGAAATCCCTCAATTGCTTATGTTCCACTCAGCCACCAACTTCCTCGTTATTGCCATCATAGTTCACTTTGTTAAAGTCCTCTgatccctcaaaaaaaaaaagttAAAGTCCTCAGTTAATTGGATCAATGCCCCCTTTTCCCCTCAGTGGTACATAAACAAGTTTAGTGTTGGTACTTCGTGGCATCGTGCTGCTACTGCCGTGTATCCTAATGTATTGACTTGCTCCTGCTGCTGTGTGCAAGCAGTGCTTAGTTGCAATTTTTCATGGAACTTTGTTTGCAATTTGAACATGGCAACTCCAAAACTCTTGCATTTTTCTACGGAAACTTGAATGCATTTTGTTTTCAACATGAACCACCATGGAAACACAAAAATTTGCACATGGCAACACAAACAAAACTGAATATAATCACAGCCACATGACATTTTAACATGAGAGATTAACATCAAAAATTACCATTTTCAGTACCAACATGGCAAATCTACAAAATAAATTCTAGTATAATCATATCTGAATTTTCACATTACTAATTCCATACAGCACTTTATTGAAATCACGGTTAAaaacaaaacaagtccataacatGGCTTATTCAACCGTGACAACGAACGAAATTCATTCTGCGGGTATGGAAAGGGAAAAAAAAATCTTTCCGTGGCGGAGTAGCTGGGCGTTGGCCTTGCTGTTGAGGTCAGGGGGCACGCTCTCGCTGTCATGGCGGCCAAGCGCGGCCTCGCTGGACAAGGCGTGAAGGCCGACGGCATGGGGTAGGGCAACGTGGAGCGGCGCCAATCGTTCCCTCAGCCGTCAAGGGAAGAGGGCGAGTCGCTGGAGCGGCCGTCATGGTCTCTAGGGTTTGGGAGAGATGGGGCCGTGGGAGGAGGCTCACTGGTCGCGCTGGCTGGTGTAGGAGCCGCCATGGCGGTGTGCACGGGCGGCAGAGGGGAGAATTTTGGAGACTGTTGACCAGCCGACTGAATTTTTTCTTTTTATCGGTCCGTTGGATTGACCACAGCCgttgtaaatccaacggctgggGTATCGTCTTCCTCCTCCCGGGAAAATATCAGGTGCTACGGGGTTTAGGTGCTCCCGGAGCTCCTCAGCCGTTGGATCTATTATCTAACGGTCATCTAGGGATGCGCTGGATCTGGTTGTAATAACGGACTTCTAGGGATGTTTTTTTTGAATAAATGCGCGAGCTCTCACCTTGGCCTTTGGATTTTAGATCCAACGGCTGAGAAGCTCCCGGAGCACCTAAGTTTAGGTGCTCCCGGAGCACCAGATATCTTCCCTCCTCCTCCCGACCTTCAACCGTATCATCAGCGACACTTCCGCGTGCCGCCTTGCCGCCTCGTCCTCCTTAAATCGTCACCTCAGTTGTGTCACCACCCCCAGTCTTCCTTCCATATCCGGCACACCAGCTCCAGCATCGATAACCTCGCACCTGTACCCCTTAAACCTTCGCCTCGCTTCCACCTAGTATGTCGGGGTTGTTTGGATAGCTGGTTTATAGAGAATCAGTTATATATAATCCTGTTTCAGGCTCTAACAAACTCAAAACTCTGTTTGGCTAATCTAACTAATTCGTGGATAAGCAAAAATGGGTTCTCGTGATACCCAAAATATGAGTTTTTGGAAAAAAACGGGTCCAAGACGTTTTTATGAAAGCGCGTTTTAGAAAAAGTCGGGCGGGTTGCATCGTCGACTCGCCGTAACACCAACGCCCGCCCCTTTGTTCCTGCTGGTATCCTAGCCACATCGCCGCCGGTTAGCTCATCTAAGGTGAGTAGTATTGCTTCCCGAAGCCCTGGATGAGCACCTCGACGCAGTGGCGCACGGTGCAACAACGCGCATGGAGGCAGGGATGTATGGCGACGTCAAGGCCTCCAGGGTGTTCCTCGAGGTGGCCATGGGCGCTCGGCTCCACGACTTTGGCTCCGTGCTCGCCGGGTTCATGGCGGCCTTCCGCCCAAGGCCGCCACGCTATGTGCCGGCTCTTCCTGCTACGTCAAGCGTGCCCGCACTACATCTGCTCCGGCTTGCTCACCGGAGCGGACGTGTACAACCTCATCATGCTGCCTCTCGGCTCGAGCTGCTCACCAGCATGCAACTGTTTTGCGACCGGCGGCTCCTGACATCCGCCGTCGAACGTCACGCCGATGATTAAGGACGGATCATGCGACGACGCGCATAGGCTCGTCGACCAAGCTGTCTATGGTTAACGAACGCACCGGCAGCGATACAGCTTGTGAACAAGAGACTGTATGTACGTGTATCAAAGCATCGAAAAAGATTCAGAGGAAGGACATTTGGTTGTGACAAGAAAATCCATTGAATACTTGCCCCAGCCAAACTAGTAGCCATATTTGATGTTTTTAAGCCCAAACAAAGTACTCTACAAATCAGTTTTACCAAACCAACAACCTAAAACTGGTTTTCCTAAAAATCCTCATAAAACTGGTATTGCTAAAACTTATCCTAAATACTAGTTATCCAAACAACACATGATTAATATTTAGGAATTGATCTTTTGCCTTACTTTCACTTTGACATTTTGCTTTACATAACATTACATTTGCCCAacctttctttttattttttgatatttgATCTCTTGGCCtttttgaattttattttattttttcacaTTAAATGAGGCGCCTGCGTAATAGCAAACACTGTGAATTTTTGGGATCTAATCTTTTGCCCTACTTTTTACTTTGACAATTTacccttttttatttttttatccGATCTCTTAGCTTTTTGAATATATTTTTATTCCTTTCACATTATGTGAACGTTTTGGATCAAAGTTCGATGACCAAATACCCCTACAGTCGATTTTGTGGAGGTAGCTGATTCTCCTTCTTATTCACAATGTCCATTTTTTCCGCAATAATGGAGGAAGCAGATGACTTGTGTACAAGCGCCCGCTACTTATAGTTAAGCTCTTTGGTAGAGTAGACCTCTCTGTTCCAACGAAATGTGTCACATATAGCCGTCTCCATCCAAGTGGTTTGGTCGGTGCATCCTGGTTGTGATTGCTCTATCAATCGTCACCTAAATCGCCACCTCACTCGGCACCGTTTTGCATGTCGTTGTCTCTATGTAGTTCATGGCCGTACAATTCACCACCTCAATGAACGTTGCCGGCTCGCCGCTCCAAGTCGTGTAGACACCCGCTGCCTCTATGCAGTTCATAGTCGGTCGATTCGCCGCACCAACGAACGTCGCCGCCTAGCTCGTTGTCCCACCACTTGATCTCGGTGTGTCAGTTGTTCATCGTCATCGGGAGATTAGTTGGGAGTGGaagtggggggaggggggagcaAACAAGAAAGGAAAGGGCGTGTTCAAGTAAATGGTGTTAGTGGTACTATCGACATTTCGGGCGGGGCCAACCTGTCATAGAGCAAAATGTCGAAGTAAAGTTGGGCAAATGATCCATCTAGAATGTTTCTAGGACAAATTATAAAAGGATGGATTGTTGAAGATAAAATCCCTTGAATCTTTGAGGGTTGCGGCACAGATGAAAGCATGAGCAATTTTTTTCCTTTTAGGAAAAAGAAGATTAGAACCCCCAGCCTTTGCATCATCACAATGCATATAACCATCTTTACTAAAAAAAGCATGAGCAATTGGTAGGATGCTATGCAAAGGTTTCACTAAAACAGGAGAAACTGACATGGATGGAGCCCTAACACCATAAATCCATAATCATTTAGACCTCAAATTGGTTGAACCTCTTTTTTTGAGTAACGTGATTGTATTAAGAAACATAGGTTAGACTAGGAAATATTCTGGCTTGCCTTGTACTTCAAGtagatcatgtactcctatatatatgcccacgaggctcaagcaatacataaaaactattccaccaaatccctctctcttccttctaacatggtatcagcctaacCGATCCAACCCTAGCTGTCGCCCGCCGCTTCCGCTCCGCGCCGCCCCCGGGGtggtcggcctccatgaccgccgccgggggccgcgccgcccgtacctagggttcgtccgccggtcGCGTTGATCGGCTGCCCTAAAGAGTCTTTTTCTCGATCCGTTAATTGGGGTTTTCTCTCTCTCTGATCGATTGATCGGTGTTATTTTCTTTTGGTTATCCAATCTAAGATCGGTTTGCgtcacccgccgccgccgtcgacctcgCGTGCCTCTACTTCGACTTCGGCATCGACTACACCGGCGTCTCATCTGACTTGGGTTGCCTCGCGCGCCATGCGGCGGCTCGGAACGCCCGCCGTCCGCGCCTCTGTCTACCTGTCCTCACCGGGCGTCGTCGCCTTGATCCAATCGGAAATCCTACACCAACCCCGCCTCCATCCGTGTGTGTTGCATGCGGTCCATGCAAACTTCATCACCGAGCCAAGTGATCCACAAGTCTCCATGGTGCGCATACACCTCGCCATGCAGATTCATCTGTGTACACGACGCATCTACACGGAGTCTCCCTGGCTTCCTGCATGACGGCACGTCACGTGCGTGTACGTGTGCCGCTGCAGTGAACTCCACTCTGGCGGCTCTGTGTTGCACCGCGGCTCTGACCGTCCACTGATGCCGCGTGGACACTCGGTCGCTCGCGTGTTTCCAAGCGCGGATGCCGGCTTGTGCTGTTTTCACTGGCATGTGGCGCTACGGCCATCTGCTGTCGTCTGCGTCATGATCCACTTCATACGCGCTGTGTGATCGGTCTTATCAGCTTTTTGCACGCGCCATCACAGGATTTCGTGAAGATCGTCTCGAGTATGCCCGCCCTTCATCGATCGAGCATCGGGCTACCGCTGCATCGCCCCATCGGGCCGCAGCGCCACCGCACCGTGGTTCTTCTCGCGGTTGCATCGACTCGCGCGTCACCGCACCGTGGTTCTTCTCGCGGTTGCATCGACTCGCGCGTCACCGCTGCATCGCCTCTTCGGGTCGTAAGGCCGCGATACGCGGTCCCCGCCGCCTCCCCAAGACCGTCCCTGCGGTTGCACTGACTCGGGCtccgccgctgcgtcgccccttcgggccgtagcgccGTGAGCCCGTGACCCGCGGtcctcgccgtcgccccgccccgCCTGCGGCCGCCACGTCACCCCTTCGGGTCGTGGCGCCATGGCCCGCGGTCCACTCCGTCGTCCCCGCGCGTCGACTTTTCATGGTATGCGCCGCGCCGCCTCCCTCggcgcgggaacgccaccgtccgcgccggtcttcgtcacgctgtcgGGTTCCTTGCCcacttcgagcaccgccgccgcgctcctAACCAAGCCGTTGCGGCCGCCGTcaggccgccgccgctgctcttCTTCGACCGCTGCTGCCCTACCCctgtagccgccgccgcccgtccacctCCTTCGTCTTCATCCAACACCACAGCCCGTCGCCAGCGTCGtcgtcatctaccccgaccacttcgtctactccgacAACCGCGGGCGACATCGGACTCATACCGATTGGCGCCGCAACCGTCGTCGAGTTCTTCTCTGCTGGCCTCTCCGACTTCTCtgacatggcgtacagctcgtgcaggtcccagtctacgcatgcccggtgctggcaacaccgatgcgtgccttcTTCCACGACGTGTCCCggggcctggcaagcctggtgcgacgcttcgtcaacttcgtcttcgtccatctaTGCATGCCTAGTGCTGACAACACCGACGCGTGCCTTCGTCTACGGCGTGTCCCCGGGTTTGGCAAACCTGGCGCGACGTGTCGTCAACAACATTTTCTTCCCGGCGCACCcctacttcgacaccactgcgcccatgctaactcggcgccctcttgcgcccgcggctccacggcgacttCCCCGACACCGGCCACCCcaactcgacatcgaccacggcattcttcgcacggctacctcgaccgcggctccaccacccacgctcttggctacatcgacaaacggcacaaagggctaccgcctgtTTGAGCAACCTCGTttgtttccactccagccacgactctgtgatgcgtcgaccgttacgactgtggggggtgtccgtcggcttgtcttcggattcttctccagtctcaccgtctgcgtcgctaccgttgtgactgcgggggaTGTTGAGTAACGTGATTGTATTAGGAAATATAGGTTAGACTGGGAAATATTCTGGCTTGCCTTGTACTCCAAGTAAatcatgtatatatatatatatatatgcccacgaagCTCAAGCAATATATAAAAACTATTCCACCAAATCCCTCTCTCTTCCTTCTAACACTTTTCAACAGTAACTCTATGGTGCGTGATCTGTCGACGCCGTCCAAAGTACACGATGACATTAAGTCGTCCTCTGGGATGGAGGAATGTCATAGGATAgaatttttataaaaaaaattctTTGGTGTCCTTTGGTTTATAGAAATGAATTTGTACTCATATGAAGATTGGTTTCTATCTTTCATATTTTAAAGAAAAATATATTAGCCTAGATCAACGAAAAAAATTCCTATCCCATGAaccaaatgatatttcttctaCTATTCCACCTCGTAAGATTAGAGATATATGTCGTCTTATTTTGTAAGTTTTCTATTACTACGACAATCCTAATCCTATAAAGAAAGGTCTAGCACCGATCGAAACACTCGACGCGCAGCAGCGGTCAAAAGCAGCTTGTACTAACTGATTACCTGATCCATCCCGCACGTCATTCGTCTCGTGATAGGATAATAGACAGCATCCGCAAATAGCTACTACTTGAAGAGACAGGAGATCAACAGCGTCCATGTATTGTTTGCAACCTCTGACAGTCTGATCATCCATCAGAAGACGTGCCAAAACAACGCAGACAGTTTTGCAAGCGTCAAGAAACAGATAGACGGAGGAAGCAGCAAATACTATTTGATCATCGGAATCGTACCGGTCGTCCATTTGCACTACTACATAATATAGCTGCCAACCTGAGCAAAACCATGTGCAGGAAGTAAAATCTGAAGCATCCATACCTTGATCATGGGGGGAGTACCCGTTGTCCGTCCGGGAGGCCATCGTCGCGGTGCGTTACCCCGTCCAAGCTGCGCCGCGCCTCGCTGGAAAGATCCCGGCAGGCCGGCCGCCGCCAGCAATGGCAGGCAGATCGGTCCCGAATCCGCAGAGGACGATGAAACGAAAGGGAGGAGGGAGACGTGAAGGGGGGAGATGCGATGCGATGCGATGCGGGCGTTGGTGTTGTTAATAATTCTTATACTAGATAGGTAGATAGATAGCATTTGTATTTGCTGGTGGGTGGGCGCCTGCTGAATGTCCCTCTCACTCATTGGTCTCCTTGGCGCGCAGAGAGAAGACAGTCGCGCAATGTGGCGGCTGATGCGATACCGCACGTAGAGCCATCGGGAGTCGCTGCTGGCGATGGTGAGGCGCAGCTAGCTAAGCTAGCGCACGGGGGGCGCCAACAGGACGGCGACCGGCCTCATTGGCCATTGCTTGCTTAATTTGGCACTTGCGGCTTAACAAATCGGCCTAGCTCGGCCCGGTCGGGGCTTAATTGGTTCGTGCGCTCCTCGCTGGCGTGTACTACGTGACAACGACAGGCGCGGACTTGGAGCTTAGGGTTCTACCTGTCAGCGTCTCGCTCGGGTGGTTCCGACTAGGTCGCA
The sequence above is a segment of the Aegilops tauschii subsp. strangulata cultivar AL8/78 chromosome 6, Aet v6.0, whole genome shotgun sequence genome. Coding sequences within it:
- the LOC109765229 gene encoding protein argonaute 1A isoform X3, translating into MLLKKLFKCLTLFYVNYLLQVARSFYSPNLGRRQQLGDGLESWRGFYQSIRPTQMGLSLNIDMSSTAFIEPLPVIDFVAQLLNRNVSVRPLSDADRVKIKKALRGVKVEVTHRGNMRRKYRIFGLTSQATRELTFPIDDHGTVKTVLKYFQETYGFNIQHTTLPCLQVGNQQRPNFLPMEVCKIVEGQRYSKRLNEKQITALLKVTCQHPQQRELDILQTVNHNAYHEDPYAREFGIRIDERLASVEARVLPPPRLKYHDSGREKDVLPRIGLWNMRNKKMVNGGRVKEWICINFARNVQDGAARSFCRQLADMCEISGMDFSKEPLLPPLCTRPEHVERALKAHYQDAMSALKPLGRELDLLIAILPDNNGSLYGNLKRICETDLGLVSQCCLAKHVFKTTQQYLANVALKINVKVGGRNTVLVDALSRRIPLVSDRPTIIFGADVTHPHPGEDSSPSIAAVVASQDWPEVTKYAGLVSAQTRRQELIQDLFKVWQDPQRGTVNGGMVRELLLSFHRSTGQKPQRIIFYRDGVSEGQFYQVLLYELDAIRKACASLESNYQPPVTFVVVQKRHHTRLFANNHNDQRSVDPKSGNILPGTVVDSKICHPTEFDFYLCSHAGIQGTSRPAHYHVLWDENNFTADGLQTLTNNLCYTYARCTRSVSIVPPAYYAHLAAFRARFYMEPDTSDGGSVASGATTSRAPAGARCGRAAGNAAVKPLPDLKENVKRVMFYC